The nucleotide window TACTGCGTTTAATCCTTTTTTTCCTTCTTTTAATTCGAATTCAACTTCGTCGTTTTCACGAATTTCATCGATTAATCCTGAAACATGTACAAAATGTTCTTTGTTTGATCCTTCTTCTGTGATAAATCCAAATCCTTTTGATTCGTTGAAGAATTTTACGGTACCTTTATTCATTGTAAAAAATTATATGTTGCTTGCTTTAGTGCTAACAACGTTTATTGTATTGCAAATCTAATGCCAATATTTTAAATGTTAAAAAAAAATATAAATTATTTTAAATTAAGAAGGAATTAAACATAAAAAAAAGCCGTTTAATTTACGGCTTTTATAATTTTAAAAATTTGACAACATCTCAAAAATTAGTCAAAACTTGTATCCATTTTTAAGTAATCTAAAAACTCTCTTTTAGTTTCTTTATCTTTAAACTTACCTCCAAATTCAGCAGTAACAGTACTACTTTCAATGTCTTTAATTCCTCTAGAATTAACACATAAATGCTTTGCATCTATAACACAAGCTACATCATCAGTTCCTAAAGCTTCTTGCATAGCTTGAACAACTTGCATTGTTAAACGTTCTTGTACTTGAGGTCTTTTAGAAAAATACTCAACAATTCTATTCATTTTGGATAAACCAATTACTTTTCCATCAGAAATATAAGCCACATGTGCTCTACCTATAATTGGTAATAAATGGTGTTCACAAGTAGAGTACACGATAATATTTTTTTCTACTAACATTTCACCATAATTATAATTATTGTCAAATGTAGAGGCCTTCGGTTTATTTTTTGGATTTAATCCCATGAATAATTCATTTACAAAAGCTTTTGCAACACGCTTAGGTGTACCTTGTAAACTATCATCTGTTAAATCCATTCCTAAAGTGATTAAAATATCTTTAACACTTTCTTGTATTTTTTCTATCTTTTCTTCATCAGAAATATCAAACGCATCTTTACGTATTGGCGATTCTGCCGACGTTCCTATGTGATTTTCTCCAATTTCTTCTATCCTTTCGTCATTCATTTTGTTGTTGTTCACTTCAAACATTTCTTTCATTTATTAGGGCGCAAATTTACAACTTTGTTATTAATTTACTGTACTTTAGTTATCAATTCATCTAAAGAGCAAGTAGTTTGCTCAGAATTTATCATATTTTTTAGAACAAATGTATCGTTCTCAACATCGGTTACTACAAACTCTATACCTCTATTAGTAACATATTTCCATTGCTTCTTTTGTTGTTTGTTACTAGTTGCGGTATCAGGATATAGCTCAGATTTTATGTTGTTTTCTCTTAAAACTCTAATTGCTTTTACTTTTTCCAAGCTCTCATTCTCATTAAAATTCAAGAACAATACCTTTGGCTTAGGTAACTCAACAGTTTCAAATAAATTGAGTTCTTCCATTACTAAGTAAATCCTATCTAATCCGAAAGATATTCCAACTCCAGATACATCTTTTAAACCAAAGATACCCGTTAAATCATCATACCTTCCACCTCCACCAATAGAGCCCATTTTTACTCCTTTCGGAGCCGAAACTTCATAAATAGCACCCGTATAATAATTTAGTCCACGAGCTAAAGTAACATCTATTTCTAAACTTGCAGAAGTTAACCCTAACTCAGTTATAGAATTATTTATAAAACGTAACTCTTCTACTCCTTTTAAACCTTCGTCAGAACCTTGTAACATTCCTTCTAAAGAGGCTAATTTATCAGTATTAGTGCCAGAGAAATCAAATAATGGATCAACTTTTTTAATTGCTTCTTCGGTGATTCCTTTAGAAAGCATTTCTTTTACAACTCCTTCCTTCCCAATTTTATCTAATTTATCTAAAGCAACTGTAAAATCAATTAACTTATCTTTAGCTCCAATTACCTCAGCAATTCCAGATAAAATTTTACGATTATTGATTTTGATAGTCGTACCACTCAATCCTAACTTACTAAAAACAGTATCGTATAATTGTACAAACTCTACTTCTTGCCATAAAGATTTACTTCCAACAACATCTGCATCGCATTGATAAAATTCGCGAAAACGTCCTTTCTGTGGACGGTCTGCTCTCCAAACTGGCTGAATTTGATAACGTTTAAATGGAAAGGTAATATCATTTTGATGTTGTACTACATACCGTGCAAAAGGCACTGTTAAATCGTATCTTAATGCTTTTTCTGAGATTTTTGATATTAATTTTTGACTATTTTTTTCAGTTAATATATTATCATCAACTTTACTTAAATAATCTCCAGAATTTAAAATCTTAAAAATTAAACGATCCCCTTCTTCTCCATACTTCCCCATTAAGGTAGATGAGTTTTCAAAGCTTGGCGTTTCAATAGGTTGAAATCCAAAATTTTCAAACGAATGTTTTATAGTACTAAATATGTAATTTCTTTTTGCTACTTCGGTTGATGAAAAATCTCTTGTTCCTTTTGGAATACTTGGTTTCATATTTTTTAATTATAAATCACGTCTTTAGTTTAAAAACGTAGTAATTAATTTTTATTTAATAATTGAATAAGCAAATATCTGAATTAATCACGAAAATAAGAAGTTTTATTTTTTCGTTTTAATCGATAAATACTTGCATTTAATTCAAAGCCTAGCAATAATATAATAGCATTCAACCAAACAAACAACATTAATATAAGCAATGTTCCTATTGACCCATATAATTGATTGTATTTAGCAAATTTCACTACATAAATACCAAAAAGATAGAAAGAAAACATTGATACAACTGTTGTTAAAATCGCACCAGGTGAAAAGAAACGAGTTTCTTTCCCTTGTTTGGTTCCGTATCTGAATAACAGTGAAACGATAGTAAAAATCATTAATAAAAATAAAGAGCCTCTTCCGTAATAAAACAAGTCTAAATCACTGGTATTGAACCATCCTTTTTCATCTATTTTAGCTAAAGCAACTTGATACAGAATAACAAAAACTACTGTAATAATTAAAAATAAAGACATTAACAATGATACTGCCAATGAAATCATATATGCTCTTATTATGTTCCTATACTCTTTAACATGATAAGAATATTCAAAGCCTCCAAAAATTGCATTTACTCCGTTAGTCATTAAAAATATAGACGCTAAAAAACCAAAAGAAAGCAACCCTCCATATTGGTTATTTAAGATATCTTTTAAAACACCATCAACAGCATCAAATGTTTTTGGTGGTAACACTTCTTGAATTAATGAAAACAATCCTTCCTGAAAACCTTCAATAGGCATATACGGTATTAAGGTTAGTATAAAAAGAAGAAATGGGAAAATTGCCATAAAAAAAACTAAAAGCAATTCCTCCTGCTCTAGTTGTTAATGCTCCTTTTACAATACCTAAAACATACATTTCCAAAACATCATAAAGTGACATACCTTCTAAGCCTGGAATTTTAATAGTTTTTCCAAACCGAACCAATAAATTTATAATTGGTATTTTTTCTAGTTTATTTTCAATTGGCTTAGTCATTTACTTTTTCTTTTTTACTTTATAATCACTTGATATTTTGTTAGCAATCCTATTATATTTTCTTTAGAAAAAATAGCTCCTTTTACATTATTATTCTCTACATCAATACTAAAGTTAATAGCAGTTTCAAAATTAACTTTTTCTAACTTGGTATTATCAAATATTGATTTGCTCAAATCGCTATTATCGAAATAACTATTTTGTAAATCTGCTTCCGTAAAATCAACTTCATTAATTTGACAATCTACAAATTGAAAATTTTGCATTTTTAATTGATAGAACGAAGAGAAGTTTAATTGACATTTTGAAAAATTGATTCTCAATAAAAATGGATTTAGCTCATAAAAGTCAATCCCAATTAATTTTGAATTACTAAAATGTACTTCTTTAAAACTACTATCTTTTAGTTTTGTATTGCTTAAGTTACAATCTATAAATTCACATTCTAAAAACTCAGAACCATTTATGTGTAACTCTGAAAAGTCGCAATTTTTAAATACACAAGAATCAAAGTCAGTTTTACTTAGTTGCTTACTAGTAAAACTGACTTTATTAAAAGTTTCATTGTTAAAATAATCGTTCATCAATTGAACTTTATTAATAATTATTTTAATCCTCTTGCAGTTAACATTGGTTTTGCCTCTGGGTCACGACCAGCAAATGTTTTATACATCTCAGCATAATCCATAGTATTTCCTTTTGACAAAATTTGTTCACGGAATTTTTGTCCATTTTCACGAGTTAATAAACCATTATTTTTAAACCAATCATATGCATCATGGCTTAACATTTCAGTCCATAAATATGAATAATACCCAGCGGCATAGCCTCCACTAAATATATGGGCAAAATATGTTGAACGATACCTTGGTGGTATTTCTGCTACCTTTAATTTCATTTTTTCTAATGCTGCTTCTTCAAACTTAACAACATCATCAATTTTAGTATCAGACGAAATTGTATGCCATTGCATATCTAAATTAGACGAACATAAATTTTCAATCATAGAATATCCTTGATTAAAAGTTCCTGCATTTTTAATTTTTTGCAGTAATTCAGCTGGTATTACTTCTCCTGTTTTATAGTGTAAAGCATAATTGTTTAATACATCTGGGTGCGTAGACCAATTTTCATTAAACTGTGATGGGAACTCTACGAAATCTCTAGCTACACTTGTACCTGAAATAGAAGCGTATTTTTGATTTCCAAACAACCCATGTAATGCATGTCCAAATTCATGAAACATTGTTTCAACCTCATCAAAACTAATTAATGCTGGTTCTCCATCAGCTGGTTTCTCAGAATTACACACATTATAAATTACAGGTTTTTGATTACGTAACTTAGATTGCTTTACAAATGAACTCATCCATGCTCCTCCTCTTTTACTATCTCTTGCAAAAAAATCTCCAAAATAAAGTCCTAATTTACTTCCATCTTCTTCAAAAAGCTCATAAACCACTACATCAGGATGATAGGTTGGAATATCTGTACGCTTTTTAAAAGTAATACCATACAATTTTGTAGCTGCAAAAAACACTCCTTTTTCTAAAACATTTGTTAATTCGAAATAAGGTTTCACCTCTTCTTCATTTAAATTGTATTTAGATTTACGAACTTTCTCAGCATAATAATTCCAATCATAGGGAGCTAATTTAAAACCTTCTTTACCCTTAT belongs to Tenacibaculum sp. MAR_2010_89 and includes:
- a CDS encoding cold-shock protein, encoding MNKGTVKFFNESKGFGFITEEGSNKEHFVHVSGLIDEIRENDEVEFELKEGKKGLNAVNVRVL
- the folE gene encoding GTP cyclohydrolase I FolE, coding for MFEVNNNKMNDERIEEIGENHIGTSAESPIRKDAFDISDEEKIEKIQESVKDILITLGMDLTDDSLQGTPKRVAKAFVNELFMGLNPKNKPKASTFDNNYNYGEMLVEKNIIVYSTCEHHLLPIIGRAHVAYISDGKVIGLSKMNRIVEYFSKRPQVQERLTMQVVQAMQEALGTDDVACVIDAKHLCVNSRGIKDIESSTVTAEFGGKFKDKETKREFLDYLKMDTSFD
- the hisS gene encoding histidine--tRNA ligase, producing the protein MKPSIPKGTRDFSSTEVAKRNYIFSTIKHSFENFGFQPIETPSFENSSTLMGKYGEEGDRLIFKILNSGDYLSKVDDNILTEKNSQKLISKISEKALRYDLTVPFARYVVQHQNDITFPFKRYQIQPVWRADRPQKGRFREFYQCDADVVGSKSLWQEVEFVQLYDTVFSKLGLSGTTIKINNRKILSGIAEVIGAKDKLIDFTVALDKLDKIGKEGVVKEMLSKGITEEAIKKVDPLFDFSGTNTDKLASLEGMLQGSDEGLKGVEELRFINNSITELGLTSASLEIDVTLARGLNYYTGAIYEVSAPKGVKMGSIGGGGRYDDLTGIFGLKDVSGVGISFGLDRIYLVMEELNLFETVELPKPKVLFLNFNENESLEKVKAIRVLRENNIKSELYPDTATSNKQQKKQWKYVTNRGIEFVVTDVENDTFVLKNMINSEQTTCSLDELITKVQ
- a CDS encoding pentapeptide repeat-containing protein, whose protein sequence is MNDYFNNETFNKVSFTSKQLSKTDFDSCVFKNCDFSELHINGSEFLECEFIDCNLSNTKLKDSSFKEVHFSNSKLIGIDFYELNPFLLRINFSKCQLNFSSFYQLKMQNFQFVDCQINEVDFTEADLQNSYFDNSDLSKSIFDNTKLEKVNFETAINFSIDVENNNVKGAIFSKENIIGLLTKYQVIIK
- a CDS encoding M3 family metallopeptidase, giving the protein MKKYIIVVATLVFTISCNTKEAKKETKMDTPENPLLVKSNLEYGTPDFTKIKNSHFKPAILKGMELQNEEIAKIVANKDEPTFENTILALEESNRVMDRVTSVFYALAGAHTNDTIKDIQKELAPKFSQHSDEIFLNTELFKRIKKVYDNLETIKSNDAESIHLVKENYKNFVKSGANLSEEKKKELKEINSELASLSNDFGKKLLDASKKGGVTIIDKKKLKGFSEDKIKAIEKDGKYEIQLINTTQQPSLQTLENRGVREELFKKSILRAEGGDFDTSDLVKKMALLRAKKAKVLGFDNYASWSLQGTMASKPEKVFEMFNGLIPGSLEKASSEIKEIQTEINKGKEGFKLAPYDWNYYAEKVRKSKYNLNEEEVKPYFELTNVLEKGVFFAATKLYGITFKKRTDIPTYHPDVVVYELFEEDGSKLGLYFGDFFARDSKRGGAWMSSFVKQSKLRNQKPVIYNVCNSEKPADGEPALISFDEVETMFHEFGHALHGLFGNQKYASISGTSVARDFVEFPSQFNENWSTHPDVLNNYALHYKTGEVIPAELLQKIKNAGTFNQGYSMIENLCSSNLDMQWHTISSDTKIDDVVKFEEAALEKMKLKVAEIPPRYRSTYFAHIFSGGYAAGYYSYLWTEMLSHDAYDWFKNNGLLTRENGQKFREQILSKGNTMDYAEMYKTFAGRDPEAKPMLTARGLK